TCTCGGCGCCGTCGCCGCAGAGCCTCGGCGGCCAGAGCTACGCGTTCGCGTCCTGGTCCGACGGCGGGGCCGCCTCGCACCAGGTGGTGGCGCCCGCGACGGCGACCACGTACACGGCCGCGTACACGCTGGTGCCGCCGGCGGGCGGGCTGGTGGCCGCGTACGGGATGGACGAGGCCTCGGGCAGCACGGTCACCGACGCCTCGGACAACGGCAACACCGGCACCGCCTCCGGGACGAGCCGGACGGCGAGCGGCAGGTACGGCCGGGCCCTGTCCTTCAACGGGGTGCTGAGCTGGGTGAACGTGCCCGACTCCGCGGGGCTGCGGCTCACCTCCGGCATGACGATCGAGGCGTGGGTCCGCCCGTCCAGCGTCAGCGGCTGGCGCACCGTGGTCATGAAGCGGCATTCGGGCGGCCTGGCGTACGCGCTGTCGGCCGGCGCGCCGGACCAGCGGCCCCACGCCCGTATCCACACCACCGCCGCCGCCGACCTGCCGGGCACCGCCGCCCTGCCGGTCAACACGTGGTCGCACCTCGCGGCCACGTACGACGGCACGACGCTGCGGCTGTACGTCAACGGCGCGCAGGTCGCCCAGCAGGCGGTGTCGGGGGCGATCAGAACGGACGGCAGCTCGCTCAGGATCGGTGGCAACGGCCTGCTCAACCAGGTGTTCAGCGGGCAGATCGACGAAGTGCGCATCTACAACAGGGCCCTTACGGCCGCGCAGCTCCAGACCGACATGAACACGCCGGTGAGCTGACCAGCGAGGCCCGGCGCGGTGCGGCGCGCCGGGCCTCACCCGGCGTGATCGCGTTCGGCACGGCCAGCACCGGCCTCACGCGGCAGTGATCAGGTTCGGCACGGCCAGCACCGGCCTCACGCGGCAGTGATCAGGTTCTGCGCGATCAGACCCACGGCGGACAGCGCCGCCACCGTGAGCACCGCCACCCGCACCTTGCCCCCGTCGAGGTAGCGCCGCAGCGGCCCCGACACCAGGAACCCGAGCACCATGGGCACGATCAGCACACCCCCGACCAGCAACGCCTGCCCGGGCAGCTCCCCCACGAGCTGGAGGATCACCAGCGACTGGCCCGCGCTCAGAAAGAAGAACATCGCCAGCGTGGCCCTGATCTGGGGCCCCTTGGCGTTCTGGTAGACGAGCGCGATGGGCGGCCCGCCGATGCCGGTGGCGGTGCCGGTGATACCCGACACGAACCCGGCCGACGTGATCGTGTACCCGTTGCGCGGCACGCTCAGCGCCCGCGCCGTCAGCGCCACGGCGATCAGCACCATGACGGCGACGAAGATGCCTCGAGTGTAGACAGAAACGTAGACAACGATGACTGCGGCTATGGCACTCCCCGGCAGCCTCCCAAGCAACGCGAACCCCAGCCCGCGCCAGTCCACCCGCCGCCACTCGACGGCCAGCGTGAACAGCGGGAGCGTCAGATTGACCACCTGGATCATGCCGGGCATCAGGTCGGGGGCCAGCATGGTGAGCACGGGCGCCGCGACCAGGCCCAGCCCGAAACCGACGCCGCCTTGGACGATGGCGCCGAGGAAAACCGCCAAGCCACCCACAATCAGGACCAATGCCGCATTTGTCATGGAGACGAGTCAATCATCTTTACTCTCTGTTGCCATAAGTGACACGAGAGTGATCGGGGCGCTGTATTGTTTCCCGCAGACGCGTACGTAACCTCAGGAGTATGGCCATGAAGCCGAAGGCGACCACGATACGCGTCAGTGTCACGACCCGAGACCGAATCGCAGCGCTGGCCAAGAAAGCAGGTGAACCCATGACCGCGATCATCGACCAGGCCATCCGTGAGATGGAGCGAAAGCAGCGCTGGCAGCACGTCGCGGAGCAGATGGAGCAGACACGGAGGGAGGATCCGCAAGCCTGGGCGGACTATCTCGCCGAATCCGAGCTGGTCCAGGGCGGTCCACCGCGCTCCACCCGCATCGCACCGGAGTGGGAGGGGCTCATCACGTTTCCCGAGGAGAGAGATGAGGGTGATCCAGGGCGAGATCTGGCTCGCTGACCTGGGCGAACCATCCGGCCGAGAGCAGGGTTATCGCCGCCCCGTGTTGGTCGTCAGCAACGACGGCTTCAACTCCGCCACCGCAGTCAAGATCATCGTTCCGCTGACCACGACCGATCGGGGATGGGACAATCACGTTCCCGTCCCGACCGAGGGCACGGGTCTGGAGAAGCCGAGCTGGGCGATGGTGGAGCATGTACGCAGCGTGTCTCCACAACGCTTCAGGAGAAGGGTCGGGATCGCTCCTGACGAGATCGTCCGTGAGGTCACGGACTGGATCACCGACACGATTTAGAAAATGTCGCCGCCCGGCGAAATAGCGGTTCGCCGGGTGGCACCTCTCATCGTGCCACACTCCGCATTCCCCTAAGCTCACCTCCGTGCGATCATCCCCCCTCCTCCTCTCCACCCTCCTCACCATCACCCTCCTGTCCCCCCAGACCGCACACGCCGCCGCACCCCCGTTCCCGAAGAAGGCCGGCAAGCTGGCCACGACCGCCTGCCCCGAGCCGCCGCTCAGCTCCGGCGGGATCCCGCGCACCCGCGAGTACCTGGACACGGTCGTGAAGTGCCTGGACACATCGTGGTCCGCGTACTTCGCCCGTACGGGGACGCGCTTCGAGCCGCCGGCCGTGCGGTACGCCGAGGAGGGCAGCGTGTGCGGGGTGCCGGTCGCGGACGTGGACGCCTTCTACTGCCATCCCGCCAAGACCCTGGTGTTCCCGCTGACCGGCCGCTGGATCGAGGGCCGCACCGACCTCTACCCGTTCAAGGTCGCCGCCCACGAGTACGGTCACCACCTGCAGACCCTCACCGGCATCCGCCGCTCCTACGAGGCCCGCTACCGCGCCGAGCCGAACGCCAGGGCCGAGCTGCGGCGCCGGTTCGAGCTGCAGGCCGACTGCCTGGCCGGGGTGTTCCTGGGCAGCGTGCGGGGGTCTCTGGCGCGTACGGGTGCGGACTGGTCCGCCCTGTACGAGGCGGTGCGCGCCAGCGGTGACGACGGTGAGCGGCGCAGTCATGGCAGGGGGGCCGGGCGGGTCGGCTGGTTCAAGCGGGGGCTCGCGGCCACGTCGCCCGCCGCCTGTGACACCTGGTCGGCGCCCGCTGCCAAGGTGTCGTGAGCCGTCCTTGCTGGATGTAGGGGCGCAGCGAGCGGTGTGCGTCGTCGCCCCACTGGGCCGGGGGCAGGTGGCGGGGTCGCAGTCCTGGCTGCGGCCGTTGCCGCGCTGGTCAACGTAGTCGGCACGGCTTCTTGATCGGTCTCGCCGCGGCCGGTGAGGGCACCATGAAGGCCCCCCGAGGGCCGGGCGAATTCCAGGGGTCGTCGCAACACAGTGATCAATTGTTGATGTCGAGAAGCATAGCGAGACGCTCGGTAGGGCTGCCCCTGGCCGAGCGTCTTCCGCTACTGGCGTGGGCCGCCCTCATCTTGGGTCTAGATGTCGTGATCGAACGTGTGACCAGCCCGAGAGAGCGCGTCTGTCCAGGGCATAGCTATTCGAACGGTTGAGGAGCGCAGGTGGACGCTGAGCTCCTCCCTTCGGCGATCATGGTCTTGATCTGGGCACGCAGCGCCGGCCACATGTCGCCGAGGATGGTGGGCGCGTTGACGAGCGCATCCAGGCGATCAGGCCACGTGCGTCCCGGCATGGCCTCGTCCAGAGCCCGGGCCGCCCAGAAGCGGCGCGAAACAGGATGGTCCTCCGCAAGAACCGCTCCGTGCTCGTCACGCCTATCGTCCATGAGCCGGGCCAGGAGCGGCGTCAGGTCGGCCCCTGCTCGCCTTGCATCACCGCCGCCGGTAACGAGGCGGTCGAGCGCCTCCCGGACCATCGGTTCGCCCGCCAGGCCGGTTGCCGCGACGTAGGCGTTGACGACGCGATGGATCACCGCGGTCTGTACGGGCTGGGGTGCCAGGCGCAGCCGAACGTCCAGATCGGGATCGACGCCACCCAATGCGCTGGGAGCACGCGGGTCATCCGGGATGGTCTCCTCCAAGAGCAGTCGTGGCGCGCTCGCGTCAGGCAGGTCGAGTCTCACTCCGGTGACGGCTTCGACGACGGCCATCGCGGCCGCCTGCCATTCGCCAGGTTCGGCTGCCGCCTCCAGAACCGTGAGCTCTGTATCGAGTACGTGCGGAGTCTTACCCCATCGCTCACCGGGAAACTTCGGGTCCAATGCGGTGACAATCGTGCCGTAAGCGGCGTATGTCAGCCTGGCCGTCCAGTTGACGTTCCAGAAAAGGCTCAGCGCGCGGGCTCCGTCACTCAGCCGCCGCAACACCTCCGGACGGTTGCCCTGGTAGCCGTTGTCCTCGTAGAGGATGAACGACGCGCCGTCGTGGCTGATGTAGAAGGCCCCTTCGTAGTCGGCTTCGTCCACATCGTCGTCGGGCTCTGACTCCAGGTCCTCGGCCCGTCCGCCGAGTCGCTCGGCGATGGCCTCGACGGTTAAGGGGGAGGCGATCGGCTGCACGACAGTCCAGCAGGTGGCCTGTGCGAGATAGGGGTTGCGCTGCAGGAAATCGGCATCCGGCGCTGCGTCTCGTCAATCACTGGGGCAGTATGTCCACCCTCACCGACAATTGGGGCAGACAGCATAAAGGTGTTGCCGATGTTCAGGCCGGGGGCGAGGTCGAGCGGCACCCGCCGAGGGCGATGCACACTGCCAAAAATAGCGGTGTCACTTCATACTCCGGAGGATTCCCGGGGATTTCATGAGCTGTCGACGGCCAGCAGCATGGCGAGACGCTCGGCTGAAGTTTGCCAGTCGAGCGTCTTTCGTGGTCTGGCGTTAAGTTCGGCGGCGACGGCATCGAGCTGGTCGCGGGTGTGGACTGACAGGTCGGTGCTCTTGGGGAAGTACTGGCGCAGCAGGCCGTTCGTGTTTCGTTGGAGCCGCGCGGCCAAGGGCCGGCCGGGTCGCAGAAGTAGACGGGCATGTCGGCGGCGACGGAGAACTCGTGGTGGCGACCCATCTCACTGCCCTGGTCCCAGGTCAGAGAGCGCTTGAGATACGCGGGTAGCGTCGCGACAGTGTCCAGCAAGGCGTCGCGCATACGCTCGGCGCTGCGGTCGATCGGCAAGCGGACGAGCATCACGTAGCGGGTAGTGCGCTCGACCAGCGTGCCGATGGCCGAGCTGCCGTTCTTGCCGATGATGCAGTGCCCTTCCCAGTGGCCGGGGACGGCCCGGTCGTCAGCTTCGGCGGGCCGCTCGCTGATCATGACCATGGGTGTGCTGTAGATGGCCTCGTGACACACGTGCATCTCCGCCCGCTCGGGGAAGGTCCGGCGCAGGCTCCGGACGATCTGCTCTGGGCTCCAGCGCTTGTGTAGGTGCTTTTGAATGCAGGCCCGCAACTCGGGGTTCTGGTCAATCTTGCTGGGCTTGGGGCGGGGCCGGCGCGCGTCGGCTCGGGCCTGAGCGGCGTGCGGCCGGTACTGGCCGCCTGTGGGGTGCCGGTTGCGGCGGATCTCCCGGCTGATGGTGACGGCGCACGGCCCAGCTCGCGGATCGCCGCTTTCTCTCGCACCCGGTCGGCGATGTAGATCCGCTCGTCTTCCCGCAGATAGCGAGACTCGCCCGGTCGGGGCACCGTCCGTGGTTCGGGCGGTGCCCCCTTGTTCCATTTGGTGCGTTTCCAGCCGTTCCGCCACCGCTTCCCGGTCCGGACGTTGATCCCAACGATCCGGCGCGCTTCCCGGCTGCTGAAACCTCGATCCATAAGCCGGAAGTATTCCTCCCGCTCACGGGTCACCTTCTTCGGGCCCTGCGGAGATCGGATCTTGCGAATCTCGAACTCTTCCATCGCACTCCCCAACCTGGGGTGTTGCGACGACCTCTAGAAGGAAAGCCGGTAGGGAGGGCCTCATGCATGCCGGACGCCATCAGGCAGCACCGCACACCGGGTCACCGCCGGACGCCCCTCAGCCCGTCAGCGCACCGGCGAGGCGGGCGGCCTGGGCGGCGAGGCCCGGGATGCTGGAGGTGATGAACGACCCGCCTCCTGCCAGGTCCCCCAGCACGTGCAGGCGCGGGTCGGCGGGGACCAGCCCGCCCGACGGGTGCAGCGCCGCCAGGCCGCCGGCGAGCAGGGTGGTGACCAGCGGCTCGGCCGCGCCGGGCACGGCCTGGGGCGAGGGGTTCACCGCGTTGACGGCGACGTCCACGTCCAGGATCCCGCCGTCACCCCACACCCGGAACCCGCCGTCCCCCACCGCGCCGCCGCCCCGCACTTGCGATCCGTCATACCCCGCCGCCTCGATCTTGCGCACGCCGGCCACGATCGAGAGCTGCCCCGAGTCGAACAGGCGCAGCAGCACCGCGGCGTTCACCGGCACCATCGGCGAGGCCACGCCGATGGCCAGGCGGGCGTGGTGGCGCAGCCGTTCGCGGTCGGGCTCGGGGAGCAGCCGCCACGCGAACGGGCCGACGACGTGCGCGGCCTCCTGCAGCACCCGCCGCGCGATCGCGGGGTCGCCGACGGCGGCCAGTTGCCGCCGCAACCGCTCGACGGGCGGCTCGGACCCCGCGGACAGCAGCTCCTGGGTGAAGGCGGCGAAGTCCTCGCCCACCTCCTCCAGCTCCTCCCGCAGCAAGCCGGCCAGCTGGACGAGGGTGACCGTGCCGTGCTCGCGGCGCAGCGCCTCCACCCGATCGACGGTGAGGTGCCGCCGGTGGTGGCCGAGGGGGCGTTGCCAGACGGCGGGCAGCATGCCGGTGCGGGAGACGAGGGCGATCCGCCCGGTGTGGCCGCGCGCGGCCAGCGACACGACCACGTCCACGGCCGTCAGCCCGCTGCCGATCACCGCGACGTCGGCCTCGCCCCGAACCTCGTCGAGCGTGCCCGCCAGCGGGTACGGATCATCGACGTACCCCGGCGCCCCGCTGAGCCCGTAGTGGTCCTGCGGCGTTCCCCCACCGACGCACAGCACGACCTGGTCGGCCAGGTGCTCCTGCCCGTCCCCGGTACGCAGCACCAGCCGCACCCCGCCACCGCCACCGCCACCGCCACCAGCACCGCCACCAGCACCGCCACCGTCACTGCCGCCGGCATCGGCAGCAGCACCGGCGCCGGCGCCGGTCACCGAGGTGACGCGGGAGGCGACGACGCGGGTCCGGCAGCCTCGTGCCCGCAGCCGGGCCAGAGCCGCCTCGGCGGTGTCGGCCAGGTACGCGCCGTAGAGCGCACGCGGCACCAGCGGCTGCCCCAGCAGCTCGTCCAGGTGCGCGGCGGCGCGCTCCGGCCCCAGCCAGGCGGCGTAGTGCCCGGAGTCGGAGCCCCGGATGGACATGATCGCGGGGGGCGCGTTGACCAGCACGCTGCCCAGATCGGGCCCGTACGGCCGCCCCCGCCACAGCTCGGCGGACGGCTCGAAGACGGTGACCTCCGCCCCCTCCGTCCCGCCCACGGCCAGCGCGTCCAGCAGGCCGACCGCGGCGGCCCCGCCCCCGATGATCGCGATGTGCACGGCGTTCTCCCTCGTACTCGTCCTGAAGGTGGGTGATCGTTCTGATGGCAGGTCCGAGCCTCGCGGGCGGCGCGGACGCGCTCCATCCCTCGCGCACAGCGGATCGGCGGGGAATGACCCCCTCAAACGGGGGGTTGGCGCAGGGAGGGCGGCGCAGGCAGGCTGTCCTGTCCAGGGCAGCACGCAGATCAGGAGGCTCGATGACCCGCGCGCACCGTCACGCCGAGGTCCTGACGGCGGCCGACCGGGCG
The nucleotide sequence above comes from Nonomuraea gerenzanensis. Encoded proteins:
- a CDS encoding DUF6461 domain-containing protein, with the translated sequence MQPIASPLTVEAIAERLGGRAEDLESEPDDDVDEADYEGAFYISHDGASFILYEDNGYQGNRPEVLRRLSDGARALSLFWNVNWTARLTYAAYGTIVTALDPKFPGERWGKTPHVLDTELTVLEAAAEPGEWQAAAMAVVEAVTGVRLDLPDASAPRLLLEETIPDDPRAPSALGGVDPDLDVRLRLAPQPVQTAVIHRVVNAYVAATGLAGEPMVREALDRLVTGGGDARRAGADLTPLLARLMDDRRDEHGAVLAEDHPVSRRFWAARALDEAMPGRTWPDRLDALVNAPTILGDMWPALRAQIKTMIAEGRSSASTCAPQPFE
- a CDS encoding neutral zinc metallopeptidase, whose product is MRSSPLLLSTLLTITLLSPQTAHAAAPPFPKKAGKLATTACPEPPLSSGGIPRTREYLDTVVKCLDTSWSAYFARTGTRFEPPAVRYAEEGSVCGVPVADVDAFYCHPAKTLVFPLTGRWIEGRTDLYPFKVAAHEYGHHLQTLTGIRRSYEARYRAEPNARAELRRRFELQADCLAGVFLGSVRGSLARTGADWSALYEAVRASGDDGERRSHGRGAGRVGWFKRGLAATSPAACDTWSAPAAKVS
- a CDS encoding sulfite exporter TauE/SafE family protein, which codes for MGGLAVFLGAIVQGGVGFGLGLVAAPVLTMLAPDLMPGMIQVVNLTLPLFTLAVEWRRVDWRGLGFALLGRLPGSAIAAVIVVYVSVYTRGIFVAVMVLIAVALTARALSVPRNGYTITSAGFVSGITGTATGIGGPPIALVYQNAKGPQIRATLAMFFFLSAGQSLVILQLVGELPGQALLVGGVLIVPMVLGFLVSGPLRRYLDGGKVRVAVLTVAALSAVGLIAQNLITAA
- a CDS encoding type II toxin-antitoxin system PemK/MazF family toxin, whose protein sequence is MIQGEIWLADLGEPSGREQGYRRPVLVVSNDGFNSATAVKIIVPLTTTDRGWDNHVPVPTEGTGLEKPSWAMVEHVRSVSPQRFRRRVGIAPDEIVREVTDWITDTI
- a CDS encoding FAD/NAD(P)-binding protein encodes the protein MHIAIIGGGAAAVGLLDALAVGGTEGAEVTVFEPSAELWRGRPYGPDLGSVLVNAPPAIMSIRGSDSGHYAAWLGPERAAAHLDELLGQPLVPRALYGAYLADTAEAALARLRARGCRTRVVASRVTSVTGAGAGAAADAGGSDGGGAGGGAGGGGGGGGGVRLVLRTGDGQEHLADQVVLCVGGGTPQDHYGLSGAPGYVDDPYPLAGTLDEVRGEADVAVIGSGLTAVDVVVSLAARGHTGRIALVSRTGMLPAVWQRPLGHHRRHLTVDRVEALRREHGTVTLVQLAGLLREELEEVGEDFAAFTQELLSAGSEPPVERLRRQLAAVGDPAIARRVLQEAAHVVGPFAWRLLPEPDRERLRHHARLAIGVASPMVPVNAAVLLRLFDSGQLSIVAGVRKIEAAGYDGSQVRGGGAVGDGGFRVWGDGGILDVDVAVNAVNPSPQAVPGAAEPLVTTLLAGGLAALHPSGGLVPADPRLHVLGDLAGGGSFITSSIPGLAAQAARLAGALTG